The genomic segment CTTGTTGTTTCAGGTACAGGCGTTGCTTCAGTAGTTGTATTACTAGTTTCGGTAGCTGTTCCTGTTGGAGAAGAAGTGCTAGAGCTAACTTGCTGTGTAGAACATCCTCCCAACATTAAAGCAGCGACCATCAAAAAGGTAACTAAAAATTTTGTAACTTTTAACCGCATTTTCAGGTACTGACTCAACCAGAGTATCTTAGCCTCTCAAGTGAATAAAGTTAAAAGGTAAAGGTAAAAAGTAAGCCATTGCGGTGGACGGGTTTCCCGGCATAAAGCAAATGGCGAACCCGAAGGGCAAAAGATTATTTTCTTTTAACTTTTGCCTTTCTACTTTTTACTTAATTAAAGTCCTTCCAAGGGGACTTGCAAAAAGCGGGCTAATTCTGCACCTTTGGTTTCTATTTCTGTCAAAGACAGGGGTTGACCGACTCTTGTTAAAGGAACATCGCGCCGTCCCTTAATTCTGAGGTAAACTGCACGCTTAGGATTTAAACCTTCTTTAATGTCTAATCTTACAGATTGGACATCACGAATGCGGGCAGAAATTTCAATGCGGCGGTTTTTGCCAGGGAACCCCCAGCGAAAAATTTTAACGGTGTCAGTTTCGTGGTTAAACTCGTTGTAACCACCGCCCACATCTAATAAAAT from the Aulosira sp. FACHB-615 genome contains:
- a CDS encoding photosystem I assembly protein Ycf4, which encodes MTVSTTINQGDSNGDRASSGVLHQKVLGSRRLSNYWWATIVTLGATGFLLAGISSYLHVNLLLVTDPTQLVFLPQGLVMGLYGTAGVLLALFLWLMILLDVGGGYNEFNHETDTVKIFRWGFPGKNRRIEISARIRDVQSVRLDIKEGLNPKRAVYLRIKGRRDVPLTRVGQPLSLTEIETKGAELARFLQVPLEGL